The following proteins are encoded in a genomic region of Nocardioides sp. cx-173:
- a CDS encoding vWA domain-containing protein, whose product MTPAAPRSGLVDRHIAFLEALRGAGLPVSLAEDLDAVAALTALDWSERLVIRDAYAATLVKRRTQRPTFEALFDIYFPRLVGAGAAPYGEEQGPDESGARDNGQALASFRQELLEALTEGDEQRLARLAADMVGRFGAMPGRGPGLSSWSAYTALQRVSPQQLVDQIVSALLAQGRSEEEAQRVSGRRVGAFTRQVEDDARRRIAEEKGPDHVAKVATRPSIDRVDFTAARKSDLEEMRREIYPLARRLATRLTQEHHARRRGPLDFRRTVRASMSTGGVPLTTHHRPKRPHRTELVVLCDVSGSVANFAQFTLLLVFALQDQFQKVRAFTFIDHVHEVTHHFRPGADVVDVMADLAASTSHAALWGRTNYGRALAKFEEAHPDALGPKSSLLILGDARSNYSDLNADVLVRLARSARHAWWLNPEAVRHWGTGDSAARTYGDIVPMVECRNLTQLGEFVHDLAV is encoded by the coding sequence ATGACTCCCGCCGCTCCCCGCTCGGGTCTCGTCGACCGCCACATCGCCTTCCTCGAGGCGCTGCGGGGGGCCGGGCTGCCGGTGTCCCTGGCCGAGGACCTGGACGCCGTCGCGGCCCTCACCGCCCTCGACTGGTCCGAGCGCCTCGTCATCCGCGACGCGTACGCCGCCACCCTGGTCAAGCGGCGCACGCAGCGCCCGACGTTCGAGGCGCTCTTCGACATCTACTTCCCGCGTCTGGTCGGCGCGGGCGCGGCGCCGTACGGCGAGGAGCAGGGCCCTGACGAGTCCGGCGCGCGCGACAACGGGCAGGCGCTGGCGAGTTTCCGGCAGGAGCTGCTGGAGGCGCTGACCGAGGGCGACGAGCAGCGGCTGGCCAGGCTCGCGGCCGACATGGTCGGCCGCTTCGGGGCGATGCCCGGTCGCGGACCGGGGCTGTCCTCGTGGTCGGCCTACACCGCGCTGCAGCGGGTCTCGCCGCAGCAGCTCGTCGACCAGATCGTGTCGGCGCTGCTGGCCCAGGGCCGTAGCGAGGAGGAGGCCCAGCGGGTGTCCGGGCGCCGGGTCGGGGCGTTCACCCGCCAGGTGGAGGACGACGCCCGCCGCCGGATCGCCGAGGAGAAGGGCCCCGACCACGTCGCCAAGGTGGCGACCAGGCCGAGCATCGACCGTGTCGACTTCACCGCCGCGCGCAAGTCGGACCTCGAGGAGATGCGCCGCGAGATCTACCCACTGGCCCGCCGGCTGGCCACCCGGTTGACCCAGGAGCACCACGCCCGCCGGCGCGGGCCGCTCGACTTCCGACGTACCGTCCGGGCCTCGATGTCCACCGGCGGCGTCCCCCTCACCACCCATCACCGGCCCAAGCGGCCGCACCGCACCGAGCTGGTCGTGCTCTGCGACGTCAGCGGCTCGGTGGCCAACTTCGCCCAGTTCACGCTGCTGCTGGTCTTCGCGCTGCAGGACCAGTTCCAGAAGGTCCGGGCCTTCACGTTCATCGACCACGTGCACGAGGTGACCCACCACTTCCGGCCCGGCGCGGACGTCGTGGACGTCATGGCCGACCTCGCCGCGAGCACCTCCCACGCCGCGCTCTGGGGGCGGACCAACTACGGGCGGGCGCTGGCGAAGTTCGAGGAGGCGCATCCCGACGCGCTCGGGCCCAAGTCCTCGCTGCTGATCCTGGGCGACGCGCGCTCCAACTACAGCGACCTCAACGCCGACGTGCTGGTGCGGCTCGCGCGCTCGGCGCGCCACGCCTGGTGGCTCAACCCCGAGGCGGTGCGCCACTGGGGCACCGGCGACTCGGCCGCCCGGACCTACGGCGACATCGTGCCGATGGTCGAGTGCCGCAACCTCACCCAGCTCGGCGAGTTCGTGCACGACCTCGCGGTCTAG
- a CDS encoding ABC transporter substrate-binding protein, with protein sequence MRRRTLRTPVAAAALVLAFAGCTGQSVDDGEGEGEGDAKSLDYLIEEPEDPEALDALKKHLADFEEESGIEVNVDTLPFDTMRTVLQTQLRSGDGPDVFNWGSGPGFGGALAEAGLLYDMTDAYEDNSWEVYDFAKERVTVDDKLYGLPGEMETIGVFYNKDLFAELGLEEPQSLADLEAAAKAVKAAGKIPLSVGDKEGWEGGHLLSMALSSAVGSEGVKALIDGETSWDSPEVVEALEVWRDLNESGYLGESPTSVDYDNSLAPFYAGEAAMVPTGSWLVGEIDDNAEFEAGYIPFPAPDGPGIFTGGLGSGPFVSAQATSPDVALELVDFLASPEHGEWTVENLHTIPPMPLETSELEVSPLFAQVLEDTATLSTTGDFGYNIDVLTTDAFNEALYDGVQAVLTGQQSPEEVAADLQEAAQK encoded by the coding sequence ATGCGACGTAGGACCCTCAGGACGCCGGTCGCGGCCGCCGCGCTCGTGCTCGCCTTCGCCGGCTGCACCGGCCAGTCCGTCGACGACGGCGAGGGCGAGGGCGAGGGCGACGCGAAGTCCCTGGACTACCTCATCGAGGAGCCGGAGGACCCCGAGGCTCTCGACGCCCTGAAGAAGCACCTCGCGGACTTCGAGGAGGAGTCCGGGATCGAGGTCAACGTCGACACGCTGCCCTTCGACACCATGCGCACGGTCCTGCAGACCCAGCTGCGCTCGGGAGACGGCCCCGACGTCTTCAACTGGGGCTCGGGCCCCGGGTTCGGTGGCGCCCTGGCCGAGGCCGGCCTGCTCTACGACATGACCGACGCCTACGAGGACAACAGCTGGGAGGTCTACGACTTCGCCAAGGAGCGGGTCACCGTCGACGACAAGCTCTACGGGCTCCCCGGCGAGATGGAGACGATCGGGGTCTTCTACAACAAGGACCTCTTCGCCGAGCTCGGCCTCGAGGAACCTCAGAGCCTGGCCGACCTCGAGGCCGCGGCGAAGGCGGTGAAGGCCGCCGGCAAGATCCCGCTGTCGGTCGGCGACAAGGAGGGCTGGGAGGGCGGCCACCTGCTGAGCATGGCGCTCTCCAGCGCGGTCGGCTCCGAGGGCGTCAAGGCCCTCATCGACGGGGAGACCTCCTGGGACTCGCCGGAGGTCGTCGAGGCGCTCGAGGTCTGGCGCGATCTCAACGAGTCCGGCTACCTCGGGGAGTCGCCCACCTCCGTCGACTACGACAACTCGCTGGCGCCGTTCTACGCCGGCGAGGCGGCCATGGTCCCCACCGGCAGCTGGCTGGTCGGCGAGATCGACGACAACGCCGAGTTCGAGGCCGGCTACATCCCGTTCCCCGCACCCGACGGTCCGGGCATCTTCACCGGGGGGCTCGGCTCCGGCCCGTTCGTCTCGGCGCAGGCCACCAGCCCCGACGTCGCCCTGGAGCTCGTGGACTTCCTCGCCTCCCCCGAGCACGGCGAGTGGACCGTCGAGAACCTGCACACCATCCCGCCGATGCCGCTGGAGACCAGCGAGCTCGAGGTCTCCCCGCTGTTCGCCCAGGTCCTCGAGGACACCGCGACCCTGTCGACCACCGGCGACTTCGGCTACAACATCGACGTCCTGACCACCGACGCGTTCAACGAGGCGCTCTACGACGGCGTTCAGGCCGTCCTGACCGGCCAGCAGTCGCCCGAGGAGGTCGCCGCCGACCTCCAGGAGGCGGCGCAGAAGTGA
- a CDS encoding AAA family ATPase: MTWFASPADAAERLTAAGYLADAATATTTFLAGALEKPMLVEGPAGVGKTELAKAVARATGSELVRLQCYEGLDEARALYEWNYKKQLLRIQSSHGEQEWSATHDDIFTEEFLLTRPLLTAIRREEPTVLLIDEVDKTDVEVEGLLLEVLSDFQVTIPELGTVSAVRRPLVFLTSNATRELSEAVKRRCLYLHLDYPDAEREREIVASHVPELDDRVAEQLVATIGRLRELELKKAPSIAESVDWARTLIALEIRDLDDKAVNDTLGVVLKHASDHDRAVRELRLNR; encoded by the coding sequence ATGACCTGGTTCGCCTCGCCCGCCGACGCCGCCGAGCGTCTGACCGCCGCCGGCTACCTCGCCGACGCGGCCACTGCCACGACGACCTTTCTCGCCGGGGCGCTCGAGAAGCCGATGCTGGTCGAGGGGCCGGCCGGGGTGGGCAAGACCGAGCTGGCCAAGGCCGTCGCGCGTGCGACGGGCTCCGAGCTGGTGCGGCTGCAGTGCTACGAGGGCCTCGACGAGGCGCGTGCGCTCTACGAGTGGAACTACAAGAAGCAGCTGCTGCGCATCCAGTCCTCGCACGGCGAGCAGGAGTGGTCGGCGACCCACGACGACATCTTCACCGAGGAGTTCCTGCTGACCCGGCCGCTCCTGACGGCGATCCGCCGCGAGGAGCCCACCGTCCTGCTCATCGACGAGGTCGACAAGACCGACGTGGAGGTCGAGGGGCTGCTGCTCGAGGTGCTCTCGGACTTCCAGGTCACCATCCCCGAGCTCGGCACGGTGTCCGCCGTACGCCGGCCGCTCGTCTTCCTGACCTCCAACGCGACCCGAGAGCTGTCCGAGGCCGTCAAGCGTCGCTGCCTCTACCTGCACCTCGACTACCCCGACGCCGAGCGCGAGCGCGAGATCGTCGCCTCGCACGTGCCGGAGCTCGACGACCGGGTGGCCGAGCAGCTCGTCGCCACGATCGGTCGCCTGCGCGAGCTGGAGCTGAAGAAGGCGCCGTCCATCGCGGAGTCCGTGGACTGGGCCCGCACGCTGATCGCGCTGGAGATCCGCGACCTCGACGACAAGGCCGTCAACGACACCCTCGGCGTGGTGCTCAAGCACGCCTCCGACCACGACCGCGCGGTCCGCGAGCTCCGGCTGAACAGATGA
- a CDS encoding carbohydrate ABC transporter permease has translation MSEHVNRTTPRRRVAIGLRHVALVALCLVMVFPLVLTVSTAFKDSKDVTTNPFGLFSSFSTENLETAWTVGHFGDYLLNSFLLTVPSTALVVVLSTMGGYVFARLPFPGRTMVFYLVILGLLVPFFAYMIPLYYQLRSMQLLDSLVGINLVLASTGLSFGTFFMRAFFSDLPQELEQAARMDGASEWKIFTRIMLPLVSSGIGALTVFTFLQNWNNFLVPLLYMPGGEYQPLTTGLYLFLGGRSVDIGPLAAGALITILPVVVLFVALQRQVTQGFLSGAVKG, from the coding sequence ATGAGCGAGCACGTCAACCGCACGACGCCGCGGCGGCGCGTGGCGATCGGCCTGCGCCATGTCGCGCTGGTCGCCCTGTGCCTGGTGATGGTCTTCCCCCTGGTGCTGACCGTCTCGACGGCGTTCAAGGACAGCAAGGACGTCACGACCAACCCCTTCGGACTGTTCTCGTCGTTCTCCACGGAGAACCTCGAGACGGCGTGGACGGTCGGACACTTCGGCGACTACCTGCTCAACAGCTTCCTGCTGACCGTGCCGAGCACGGCGCTCGTCGTGGTGCTGTCCACGATGGGGGGCTACGTCTTCGCGAGGCTGCCGTTCCCGGGCCGGACCATGGTGTTCTACCTGGTGATCCTCGGGCTGCTCGTGCCGTTCTTCGCCTACATGATCCCGCTGTACTACCAGCTGCGCAGCATGCAGCTGCTCGACAGCCTGGTTGGCATCAACCTGGTGCTCGCGAGCACCGGGCTGTCGTTCGGCACGTTCTTCATGCGGGCGTTCTTCTCCGACCTGCCCCAGGAGCTGGAGCAGGCCGCACGGATGGACGGCGCCTCGGAGTGGAAGATCTTCACGCGCATCATGCTGCCGCTCGTCAGCTCGGGGATCGGGGCCCTCACGGTGTTCACGTTCCTGCAGAACTGGAACAACTTCCTGGTGCCGCTGCTCTACATGCCCGGTGGGGAGTACCAGCCGCTCACGACCGGCCTCTACCTCTTCCTCGGCGGACGCTCGGTCGACATCGGGCCGCTGGCCGCCGGCGCGCTCATCACGATCCTGCCCGTCGTCGTCCTGTTCGTGGCCCTGCAGCGCCAGGTCACCCAGGGCTTCCTGTCGGGAGCCGTGAAGGGTTGA
- a CDS encoding DUF6458 family protein, translating to MGYGLGAFLLVVGLVLALAVQDSINEVDLQMVGWICALVGLGVIILSAVTMNAGRRARSTATTVHPDGSQTVSERRTEI from the coding sequence ATGGGATACGGACTCGGAGCTTTTCTCCTCGTCGTGGGACTCGTTCTGGCGCTCGCCGTCCAGGACAGCATCAACGAGGTCGACCTGCAGATGGTCGGCTGGATCTGCGCACTGGTCGGACTCGGCGTGATCATCCTGTCCGCCGTGACCATGAACGCCGGCCGTCGCGCCCGCAGCACTGCGACCACCGTCCACCCCGACGGCAGCCAGACGGTCAGCGAGCGCCGTACCGAGATCTGA
- a CDS encoding carbohydrate ABC transporter permease → MTTTTAVPTPPARPRDPARRGSRPAASHAPPATRRAQARLGMLMVAPLVAVVAVFLLFPLANAVYYVFVDFNGIDVTPPWVGTANFTELAQDSDVWGAFKNNVIWIVLGTVAPLVIGLGYALLVWTVKRGSVLYRTALFLPYVLPQVAVGVVWSWIYDPTRGWLNRVLDAVGLGSLTRGWLGDPDTALYAVLGTAVWATSGFVFIIVLSALRNVDIELVEASMLDGANPAQRLRYVILPQIMPVFLMVTTITLIGGFSVFDIVFVMTGGGPAGATETLGTYAYSSAFQLNRISYGTTLALIITVMAIPFAVGLNRLQRRLSLEGTGA, encoded by the coding sequence GTGACGACCACGACCGCGGTGCCGACCCCGCCGGCCCGCCCACGAGACCCGGCCCGGCGAGGATCGCGGCCCGCGGCGTCCCACGCGCCGCCGGCGACCCGCAGGGCGCAGGCCAGGCTGGGCATGCTGATGGTGGCGCCGCTGGTGGCCGTGGTGGCCGTCTTCCTCCTGTTCCCCCTCGCCAACGCCGTCTACTACGTCTTCGTCGACTTCAACGGCATCGACGTCACGCCGCCCTGGGTGGGCACGGCCAACTTCACCGAGCTGGCACAGGACTCCGACGTCTGGGGCGCGTTCAAGAACAACGTCATCTGGATCGTCCTGGGCACCGTCGCCCCGCTCGTCATCGGCCTGGGCTACGCGCTGCTGGTCTGGACGGTCAAGCGGGGCAGCGTGCTCTACCGGACCGCGCTCTTCCTGCCCTACGTGCTGCCCCAGGTGGCCGTGGGCGTGGTGTGGAGCTGGATCTACGACCCGACCCGGGGCTGGCTCAACCGCGTGCTCGACGCCGTGGGGCTGGGCTCGCTCACCCGCGGCTGGCTCGGCGACCCGGACACCGCGCTCTACGCCGTGCTCGGCACCGCCGTCTGGGCGACCTCGGGCTTCGTCTTCATCATCGTCCTGTCGGCGTTGCGCAACGTCGACATCGAGCTGGTCGAGGCCTCGATGCTCGACGGGGCCAATCCGGCTCAGCGGCTGCGCTACGTGATCCTCCCGCAGATCATGCCGGTCTTCTTGATGGTCACGACGATCACCCTCATCGGCGGCTTCAGCGTCTTCGACATCGTCTTCGTCATGACCGGCGGCGGTCCCGCCGGCGCCACCGAGACGTTGGGGACCTACGCCTACAGCAGCGCCTTCCAGCTCAACCGCATCAGCTACGGGACGACCCTGGCATTGATCATCACCGTCATGGCGATCCCGTTCGCCGTCGGCCTCAACCGGCTGCAGCGCCGCCTGTCCCTCGAGGGCACGGGCGCATGA